One genomic region from bacterium encodes:
- a CDS encoding roadblock/LC7 domain-containing protein, with protein MESQLVMQQEDFDRVLAIIQKLVRDANAKGVFVVDKAGQLVGEAGEMQGIDSTSLASLTAGCVAATGGLAKIVGEEEFPIHFHQGQRDNLHMTLVGDRMILVVVFDERSSLGLVRLRVKKAGAELAKLFEEVKKKAETEAHSASSPFAEITDDDIDNLFND; from the coding sequence ATGGAATCCCAGCTCGTGATGCAGCAGGAGGACTTCGACCGAGTCCTCGCGATCATCCAAAAGCTGGTCCGAGACGCCAACGCGAAGGGCGTCTTCGTGGTCGACAAGGCCGGTCAGCTCGTGGGCGAAGCCGGCGAGATGCAGGGCATCGACAGCACCAGCCTCGCCAGCCTGACCGCCGGCTGCGTCGCCGCGACGGGTGGCCTCGCCAAGATCGTGGGCGAGGAAGAGTTCCCGATCCATTTCCACCAGGGCCAGCGGGACAACCTGCACATGACCCTGGTCGGCGACCGCATGATCCTGGTCGTCGTCTTCGACGAGCGCAGCTCCCTCGGCCTCGTCCGCCTTCGCGTCAAGAAGGCCGGCGCCGAGCTCGCGAAGCTCTTCGAGGAAGTGAAGAAGAAGGCCGAGACCGAGGCGCACAGCGCCTCGTCGCCGTTCGCCGAGATCACGGACGACGACATC